One window of the Fusobacterium sp. SYSU M8D902 genome contains the following:
- the glpK gene encoding glycerol kinase GlpK produces MEKKYIIALDQGTTSSRAIVFDSEQKIVGVAQKEFTQIYPKEGWVEHDPMEIWSSQSGVLAEVIARTGISQHDIIGIGITNQRETTIVWDKNTGKPIYNAIVWQCRRTAKICDELKEIEGLDEYVRENTGLLIDAYFSGTKIKWILDNVEGAREKAERGELLFGTVDTWLIWKLTNGKVHATDYTNASRTMIYNIKKLEWDEKLLDILGIPKSMLPEVKDSSGTFGYANLGGKGGHRVPIAGVAGDQQAALFGQACFKEGDSKNTYGTGCFLLMNTGTKMVRSQNGLVTTIAIGLNGKVEYALEGSIFIGGASVQWLRDELKLVGESKDTEYFARKVKDSAGVYVVPAFVGLGAPYWDMYARGAIVGLTRGANKNHIIRATLESIAYQTRDVLEAMQEDSGIKLASLKVDGGAAANNFLMEFQADILGTAVRRPVTLETTALGAAYLAGLAVGFWETKDEISSQWKLDNEFIPNMSEEERCKKYSGWKKAVKRALAWEEE; encoded by the coding sequence ATGGAGAAAAAATATATAATAGCATTGGATCAAGGAACAACAAGTTCAAGAGCAATAGTATTTGATAGTGAGCAAAAAATAGTTGGAGTAGCACAAAAAGAGTTTACTCAAATCTATCCAAAAGAGGGTTGGGTAGAGCATGATCCAATGGAAATTTGGTCAAGTCAGAGTGGAGTTTTAGCAGAAGTAATTGCAAGAACAGGTATATCACAACATGATATTATAGGAATTGGAATTACAAACCAAAGAGAGACAACAATAGTTTGGGATAAAAATACAGGAAAACCTATATACAATGCAATAGTATGGCAGTGTAGAAGAACAGCTAAGATATGTGATGAGTTAAAAGAGATTGAAGGTTTAGATGAGTATGTAAGAGAGAATACAGGATTACTAATAGATGCTTATTTCTCTGGTACTAAGATCAAATGGATATTAGATAATGTAGAGGGTGCTAGAGAGAAAGCTGAAAGAGGAGAGTTGCTATTTGGTACTGTAGATACTTGGTTGATTTGGAAATTAACTAATGGAAAGGTTCATGCTACTGACTATACAAATGCCTCTAGAACAATGATATACAATATTAAAAAATTAGAATGGGATGAAAAATTATTAGATATATTAGGAATTCCAAAATCAATGTTACCAGAAGTAAAAGATAGTAGTGGAACATTTGGTTATGCAAACCTAGGAGGAAAAGGTGGTCATAGAGTACCAATAGCTGGGGTAGCAGGAGACCAACAAGCAGCACTATTTGGACAAGCTTGCTTTAAAGAGGGAGATTCTAAAAATACATATGGAACAGGATGTTTCCTATTGATGAATACAGGAACTAAGATGGTAAGAAGCCAAAATGGACTTGTAACAACAATAGCTATAGGACTTAATGGAAAAGTAGAGTATGCATTAGAGGGAAGTATTTTCATTGGTGGAGCAAGTGTTCAATGGTTGAGAGATGAATTAAAATTAGTAGGAGAATCAAAGGATACAGAGTACTTTGCTAGAAAGGTAAAGGATAGTGCAGGAGTATATGTAGTTCCAGCATTTGTAGGATTGGGAGCTCCATACTGGGATATGTATGCAAGAGGAGCTATAGTAGGACTTACACGTGGAGCTAATAAAAATCATATAATTAGAGCAACTTTGGAATCAATTGCTTATCAAACAAGAGATGTTCTTGAGGCTATGCAAGAGGATTCAGGAATTAAATTAGCTAGTTTAAAAGTGGATGGTGGAGCAGCAGCTAATAACTTCTTAATGGAATTCCAAGCTGATATTTTAGGAACAGCAGTAAGAAGACCAGTAACTCTTGAAACAACAGCACTAGGAGCAGCATATTTAGCAGGTTTAGCAGTGGGATTCTGGGAGACAAAAGATGAGATTAGCTCACAATGGAAACTAGATAATGAGTTCATTCCAAATATGAGTGAAGAAGAGAGATGTAAAAAATATAGTGGATGGAAAAAAGCTGTAAAAAGAGCTCTTGCTTGGGAAGAGGAGTAA
- a CDS encoding MIP/aquaporin family protein, giving the protein MTASAMYLAEFLGTAFLLLLGNGINMTLSLNKSYGKGGGWMVTCFGWGIAVSMAAYLTGWVSGAHLNPALTIALAVDGALDWALVPGYIIAQVLGGIVGAILAYLTYKNLMDEEPNPATKLGVFSTGPAIPNKFWNVVTEAVGTAILVIGILAIGYGKNMVEPGIKPFLVGMLISVIGMATGGATGFAINPARDLGPRIAHAILPIKGKGDSNWGYAWVPIVGPIIGALIGIALFNFFSISCVACG; this is encoded by the coding sequence ATGACAGCAAGTGCAATGTATTTAGCAGAGTTTTTAGGAACAGCATTTCTTTTACTTTTAGGGAATGGAATCAATATGACATTAAGCCTAAATAAAAGTTATGGAAAAGGTGGAGGTTGGATGGTAACCTGCTTTGGTTGGGGTATAGCAGTTTCTATGGCAGCCTACCTAACAGGTTGGGTAAGTGGAGCTCACTTAAATCCAGCATTAACAATAGCTTTAGCAGTAGATGGAGCTTTAGATTGGGCATTGGTACCAGGTTATATAATAGCACAGGTTTTAGGTGGTATAGTAGGAGCTATATTAGCTTACTTAACATATAAAAACCTTATGGACGAAGAGCCTAATCCAGCAACAAAACTAGGGGTTTTTTCAACAGGACCAGCAATACCTAACAAATTTTGGAACGTGGTAACAGAGGCTGTGGGAACAGCTATATTAGTAATTGGAATACTAGCAATAGGATATGGAAAAAATATGGTAGAACCAGGAATAAAACCATTTTTAGTAGGGATGTTAATCAGTGTTATAGGTATGGCAACAGGTGGAGCTACAGGATTTGCTATTAACCCTGCAAGAGACCTTGGACCAAGAATAGCTCATGCTATACTTCCAATAAAAGGAAAAGGAGATTCTAACTGGGGTTATGCTTGGGTACCAATTGTTGGACCTATTATAGGTGCATTAATAGGAATAGCTTTATTTAATTTCTTTTCAATCAGTTGTGTAGCTTGTGGATAA
- a CDS encoding glycerol-3-phosphate responsive antiterminator, with amino-acid sequence MANIKEILERNPVIPALKNEAYLDEAIESGSEIVFVIMANILNIKGIVTKLKAANKIVYVHMDMIDGISSSNNGVEYLMQEVKPDGIITTKHNIVAFANKKGIKVIQRFFILDSFSLENTINHIKENKPSAVEILPGLMPKIIKKINNSTRIPVITGGLVNEKEDVINALAAGAVGVSTTYSHIWDI; translated from the coding sequence ATGGCAAATATAAAGGAGATATTGGAGAGAAATCCAGTGATACCAGCATTAAAGAATGAAGCTTATTTAGATGAGGCAATAGAAAGTGGAAGTGAGATAGTTTTTGTAATTATGGCAAATATCTTAAACATTAAAGGTATTGTTACAAAATTAAAAGCTGCAAATAAGATAGTCTATGTACATATGGATATGATAGATGGAATATCTAGTTCTAACAATGGAGTGGAGTATCTGATGCAAGAGGTAAAACCAGATGGAATTATAACAACAAAACATAATATTGTAGCTTTTGCAAATAAAAAAGGGATAAAGGTTATTCAAAGATTTTTTATCTTAGACTCTTTCTCATTGGAAAATACAATAAATCATATCAAAGAAAATAAACCTAGTGCAGTGGAGATTTTGCCGGGGCTTATGCCAAAAATAATAAAGAAAATCAATAATTCTACAAGGATTCCTGTGATAACTGGAGGGCTTGTAAATGAGAAAGAGGATGTTATAAATGCGTTAGCAGCAGGTGCTGTAGGGGTATCAACAACATATAGTCACATATGGGATATCTAA
- the groL gene encoding chaperonin GroEL (60 kDa chaperone family; promotes refolding of misfolded polypeptides especially under stressful conditions; forms two stacked rings of heptamers to form a barrel-shaped 14mer; ends can be capped by GroES; misfolded proteins enter the barrel where they are refolded when GroES binds), with protein MAKILKFNEEARKKLESGVNTLADAVKVTLGPRGRNVVLEKSYGAPLITNDGVSIAKEIELEDPFENMGAQLIKEVATKANDVAGDGTTTATILAQAIVKEGLKMVSAGANPMFIKKGIEKATKEVITHLKARAKKIKSNDEIAQVASISAGDEEIGKLIAQAMEKVGETGVITVEEAKSLETTLEVVEGMQFDKGYVSPYMVTDSERMVAELDNPFILITDKKISNMKDILPILEQTVQTSRPVLIIADELEGEALTTLVINKLRGTLNVVAVKAPAFGDRRKAMLEDIAILTGGEVISEEKGLKLEETTIPQLGSAKKVKVTKDATIIVDGVGEEEIIAARVNSIKNQIMESTSDYDKEKLQERLAKLSGGVAVIKVGAATEVEMKDKKLRIEDALNATRAGVEEGIVPGGGTILVEIAKDMDEFKLSGEEGIGVEIVKKALTAPLRQIAENAGIDGAVVLEKVKDMPEGFGFNASTEKYVNMIEEGILDPVKVTRSAIQNAASVSALILTTEVLVVSKKEPKQPEMNPGMMPGMM; from the coding sequence ATGGCAAAAATTTTAAAATTTAATGAGGAAGCTAGAAAAAAACTTGAATCAGGAGTAAATACTTTAGCAGATGCTGTAAAAGTTACATTGGGACCTAGAGGTAGAAATGTAGTTTTAGAAAAAAGTTATGGAGCTCCTTTAATCACTAATGATGGTGTTTCAATAGCTAAAGAGATTGAATTGGAAGATCCTTTTGAAAATATGGGAGCTCAACTGATAAAAGAGGTAGCGACTAAAGCTAATGATGTGGCTGGAGATGGAACAACTACTGCAACTATATTAGCTCAAGCTATTGTAAAAGAGGGATTAAAAATGGTTAGTGCTGGAGCTAATCCTATGTTTATAAAAAAAGGTATAGAGAAGGCAACTAAAGAGGTAATTACTCACTTAAAAGCTAGAGCTAAAAAGATAAAATCAAATGATGAGATAGCTCAAGTAGCATCTATTTCAGCAGGAGATGAGGAGATAGGAAAATTGATTGCTCAAGCTATGGAAAAAGTTGGTGAAACAGGAGTAATAACTGTTGAAGAGGCAAAATCTTTAGAAACAACTTTGGAAGTAGTTGAAGGAATGCAATTTGATAAGGGGTATGTATCTCCATATATGGTAACGGATTCTGAGAGAATGGTGGCAGAGCTAGATAATCCATTTATTCTTATAACTGATAAAAAAATATCAAATATGAAAGATATACTACCAATATTGGAGCAGACAGTTCAAACTTCAAGACCTGTACTTATTATAGCAGATGAGTTGGAGGGAGAAGCTTTAACTACTTTAGTTATAAATAAATTGAGAGGAACTTTAAATGTAGTAGCTGTTAAAGCACCTGCTTTTGGAGATAGAAGAAAAGCGATGTTAGAGGATATAGCTATACTTACAGGTGGAGAGGTAATCTCTGAAGAGAAGGGATTGAAATTAGAGGAGACTACTATACCACAGTTAGGAAGTGCTAAAAAGGTAAAAGTAACTAAAGATGCTACGATAATAGTAGATGGAGTTGGAGAAGAAGAGATAATAGCAGCTAGAGTTAATTCTATAAAAAATCAGATAATGGAATCAACTTCAGATTATGATAAAGAAAAATTACAAGAGAGACTTGCAAAACTTTCAGGTGGAGTGGCAGTTATAAAAGTTGGTGCTGCAACTGAAGTGGAGATGAAAGATAAAAAACTTAGAATCGAAGATGCTTTGAATGCAACTAGAGCTGGAGTTGAAGAGGGGATAGTACCTGGTGGAGGAACTATATTAGTAGAGATTGCTAAGGATATGGATGAATTTAAATTATCTGGAGAAGAGGGAATAGGAGTGGAGATTGTTAAAAAAGCATTGACAGCACCTTTGAGACAGATAGCAGAAAATGCAGGAATAGATGGAGCAGTTGTATTAGAAAAAGTAAAAGATATGCCAGAAGGATTTGGATTTAATGCTTCTACAGAAAAATATGTGAATATGATAGAGGAGGGAATATTAGATCCAGTAAAAGTTACTAGATCAGCTATTCAAAATGCTGCATCAGTATCAGCCTTAATCTTGACAACAGAGGTTTTGGTAGTGAGTAAAAAAGAGCCTAAACAACCAGAGATGAATCCAGGAATGATGCCAGGAATGATGTAG
- a CDS encoding co-chaperone GroES translates to MKIKPIGERVLVKLVKLEEKTVSGIILPGSDDKEKSNIGEVIAVGKGEKVSEIVVGDKVVYSKFSGTEIKDGEDRYLILNIEDVLAIVE, encoded by the coding sequence ATGAAGATAAAACCTATTGGTGAAAGAGTTTTGGTTAAGCTTGTTAAATTAGAGGAAAAAACAGTGAGTGGAATTATTCTTCCAGGATCAGATGACAAAGAAAAATCAAATATTGGTGAAGTAATAGCTGTAGGAAAAGGTGAGAAAGTTTCTGAAATAGTAGTTGGAGATAAAGTAGTTTATTCAAAATTCTCAGGAACTGAGATCAAAGATGGCGAAGATAGATATTTAATATTGAATATAGAAGATGTATTAGCAATAGTAGAGTAA
- a CDS encoding M20 family metallo-hydrolase, which translates to MENLECLEKWFKAFYSIGADESGGVTRLGYTKNEDVMHGAIRNIARELGLKYSSDEVGNTYIYEENWSEYYLMGSHLDSVINGGRYDGVVGVVAGLLVLKWIKENNLNIPLKVAAFRCEESSAFGIATVGSGLITKKIDVEKLKAVRNVEGISLYEMLKFRGYNPECEKISGIKKYFEVHIEQGRILENNDLKIGIVDAIANATRYWLTIEGRQDHSGAAPMGMRKDALCAGAEIVCELEKLALVEKENKSVATVGFLQNSPNAFNVVPGRVKLGIDIRGVDWESIQRIDRSIEKIIEDICSRRELEYKLESVSKGKPVILDKELLLDLENTARELNIDYMVMNSGAGHDAMKFWDIAPTGMVFIPCKEGISHNIAEDIDVEDIILGSKIIYEYLKKLLTVASK; encoded by the coding sequence ATGGAGAATTTAGAGTGTTTGGAAAAGTGGTTTAAAGCTTTTTATTCCATAGGTGCAGATGAAAGTGGAGGTGTAACTAGACTAGGTTATACTAAAAATGAAGATGTTATGCACGGGGCTATTAGAAATATAGCTAGAGAGTTGGGACTGAAATATTCCAGTGATGAGGTAGGAAATACATATATCTACGAGGAGAATTGGTCTGAGTATTATTTAATGGGATCTCATTTGGACTCTGTTATAAATGGTGGAAGATATGATGGTGTAGTTGGAGTAGTAGCTGGATTATTGGTTTTAAAATGGATAAAAGAGAATAATTTAAATATTCCATTGAAGGTAGCAGCCTTTAGATGCGAGGAATCTAGTGCTTTTGGAATAGCAACTGTAGGAAGTGGCTTGATAACTAAGAAGATAGATGTTGAAAAACTGAAAGCTGTAAGAAATGTAGAGGGGATCTCTCTATATGAGATGTTAAAATTTAGAGGGTATAATCCAGAGTGTGAAAAAATATCAGGAATAAAAAAATATTTTGAGGTTCATATAGAGCAAGGTCGTATTTTAGAGAATAACGATTTAAAAATTGGAATAGTTGATGCTATAGCCAATGCTACGAGATATTGGTTGACAATAGAGGGAAGGCAAGATCATTCGGGAGCAGCACCTATGGGAATGAGAAAAGATGCACTTTGTGCAGGAGCAGAGATAGTGTGTGAACTAGAGAAATTAGCTCTAGTAGAAAAAGAGAATAAGAGTGTAGCAACAGTTGGATTTTTGCAAAATTCTCCAAATGCTTTTAATGTAGTACCTGGAAGGGTAAAACTTGGAATAGATATTAGAGGAGTGGATTGGGAGAGTATCCAAAGAATTGATAGGTCTATTGAAAAGATAATAGAGGATATTTGTAGTAGAAGAGAGTTAGAGTATAAGTTGGAGTCGGTTTCAAAGGGCAAACCAGTAATACTGGATAAGGAGTTGTTATTGGATTTGGAGAATACTGCTAGAGAGTTAAATATAGATTATATGGTAATGAATAGTGGAGCAGGACATGATGCTATGAAGTTTTGGGATATTGCTCCTACAGGAATGGTATTCATACCTTGTAAAGAGGGAATAAGCCATAATATTGCTGAAGATATTGATGTTGAAGATATAATACTTGGAAGTAAAATAATATATGAATACTTAAAAAAACTATTGACAGTTGCGAGTAAATGA